Sequence from the Xenorhabdus nematophila ATCC 19061 genome:
TCACTAATGATGTAGAACTAAATTGTAGGCCTGTATCTCAAGTATTGCTTTGGCGCACGAAAAAGCCTCAACACAATGCAGTGCTGAACGGGTTAGCTTCAAAAATATTTTTTCATTATCTCATTAAGAGTTATGACGTAATAATCTCTGACGTAAACCAAACGACGGAAGGAATGTCCTTCTGGCAAGGCAGGATGTATGAAGCGTTGCTATATGGATTGTACGTCTACGGCTATGATGTAATGAGTGGTGAAGTTAGACGAATATCGAATCAGGATGAAGTTGGTGATTATCAGTCTTGGTTATGGGGCAATAAAGATCATCACCCACACCGATTAGCCGTGATCTCAACAATAATACTACCGAATAAATAAGACCTACCCCGCGCGGGTTTTTCATTTCAATGCCGCTTAGTGCGGTTTTTTTACATCTAATAACCTCACTCTGGTGGGGTTTTCTTTTTATAGGTATTCATATGGTTATTGAAGAATTTAAATGGCGAATGCAGATTCAAGATTCGCCCAACAGTTAGTTTAAATACTGGGTTAAAGAAGTTGTATTTGGTGATGGGTATAAACAAGTTTCAGGTGGTGGCATTAATCCCGAAATGATATATCTGCGATGTGGGGCAAATGTGCCCAGTTTCTTTGTTATAAAGTAATAACATCAGTTATTGAATAATAATATTAATAGAGACTGAAAGGAAAAGAGATGAGAGAAAATAAAAACCGTCGTGAGTTCTTAAGTCAGAGTGGAAAAATAATCACAGCCTGTGCGCTGCTTGGGGCGTCCAGTTCTGCTTCCTACGCTGATCAGCCAGCGACAGTGAATTTTGAAGCATCTAATTGCCTGAAAATAAAAAATAAACACTATTACTTAGATAATGTCTTATTGGAATCTGGATTTGTATTTGAAGGGCAAACAGCAGTCCACACACTGACTGAACTGAAAACATTGGAAATTAATCATGGCAAGATTGTTGCCCTGCATGAGAACAAGTTAAATCAGGATCATTCGCTGCCTCGTTACGATGCAGACGGTAAACTGATGCTTCCTGCGATGCGGGATATGCACATTCATCTGGATAAAACATTTTATGGTGGCCCGTGGTGTTCTCTTAACCGACCGGAAGACACTACCATTGAGGATATGATTAAACTTGAGCAGAAATTACTGGCAGAGTTGCAACCCTATACCCAAGAACGTGCGGAAAAGCTGATTGATTTGATTCAGTCAAAAGGAACTAGCATCGCCCGCAGTCACTGCAATATTGAACCGACATCTGGCCTGAAAAATCTCGAAAACCTGCAAGCAGTGCTGGCGCGTCGCCAATCTGGGTTTAGTTGTGAGATTGTCGCCTTTCCACAGCATGGTTTACTGCTTTCAAAATCGGAATCATTGATGCGTGAAGCAATGCAGATGGGTGCACATTATGTGGGCGGTCTGGACCCGACAGATGTTGATGGTGCAATGGAAAAATCTCTCAATACGATGTTTCAGATTGCGCTGGATTACGGCAAAGGTGTGGATATTCACTTACATGAAACCAGCCTGGCAGGTATGGCAGCGATTAATTATATGCTGGAAACTGTAGAAAAAACG
This genomic interval carries:
- a CDS encoding amidohydrolase gives rise to the protein MRENKNRREFLSQSGKIITACALLGASSSASYADQPATVNFEASNCLKIKNKHYYLDNVLLESGFVFEGQTAVHTLTELKTLEINHGKIVALHENKLNQDHSLPRYDADGKLMLPAMRDMHIHLDKTFYGGPWCSLNRPEDTTIEDMIKLEQKLLAELQPYTQERAEKLIDLIQSKGTSIARSHCNIEPTSGLKNLENLQAVLARRQSGFSCEIVAFPQHGLLLSKSESLMREAMQMGAHYVGGLDPTDVDGAMEKSLNTMFQIALDYGKGVDIHLHETSLAGMAAINYMLETVEKTPQLKGKLTISHAFALAMLNEQQVDEIADRMAAQQVTIASTMPIGTLHMPLKQLCDKGVFVMTGTDSVIDHWSPYGLGDMLEKANLYAQLT